AACCTAACATAACccaacctaacctaacctgacctgacctgacctAACCCGACCCGACCTGACCTGACCTAACCTAacctgacctgacctgacctgacctaacctaacctaacctaacctaacatATTCACATATGCTCCAGTTGCTCtaattcaaacatgtttaaaatgagAAGTCTTGTCACAAAGGAAAGCAAGTTTAACCGGCACACATAAACAAGCAAAGCTTCAAACTTAAGACAGAACAACTATAATTGTATTTACTGCAAGATGAAGCTCCACATATTGGAGGTATTATAGTTTTGTGCATGGTATtgctgaaaaagaaatgaaatgtatCATTTAATTCACGCTTTacggcttaaggctgatttatacttctgcgtcgccccaagcagcaggggctgacgcggacatgagccccacatacttgtgcgtcgatgtgtccgtgtcgcgcagcaattctcctccgatacgcctgagggcagtgtggtctctctgatagccggtcgcctgcttccggtcctgctacgatctctgtttacttttccacatcgattcagagcgtgttctgttactctacagctgatacatgttgctgtttatcatacagacattattacatgaagaatagagaggaggagatgaaatacacggccgatgtgtggccgatgtctggccgatgtccgggatcccggaagtgctgtgaatgcgggaaagacaaagccgttgagcggaccaatcacagagcttgcagtccgcgtcggctctacgcgtagttacattttggaggaggtgcacgtcagctacgtgcgtaggcctctgcgtaggtacgggagctacgcggacctacggcgtagggtttgccgtcgattcgacgcagaagtataaatcagcctttagattcTATGGCAGGCAAGACTGggaaaatatttcacttttaaaactccagAAGCTTGTCTCCTTGGTTCCCAGACAtttacagtgttgttaaaagaagaggagatgcAACACAATGGCAAACATGCCCTTGTGCCAACTGTTTTGAAGCAGGTTCCtacaatcaaatttaaaatgagcagacatgtttcataaaataatgaaatattccaaAGTTTAAAATATTATCTTTGCACTATCTTCAACTGGAGATAGGCTTTAGTTGATTTGCCATGCCATCAAAATCTGTTGTTATTAACACTTTATATAGCGTCTTAACTTTTGTGGAATTGTGGTTGAACCTATTAACTTACCACAAttgtctttaaatgcatgattatgacccaATAAGGaagaaaatagtttaaaaatgGTTATGCAAGAACATGTATCCAGAATGCTTTGTGCATTAAAGCTGTTGTTGAGTATTCGAGCACCATCTTCTTGGTAACTTGTTGACATAACCTAACCTGACCTGACTTAAACTAACCTGACCTGACCTAACCTGACCTAACCCGACCTAACCTGACCTGCCCTAACCTAACCCGACCTAACCTGACCTGACCTGCCCTAACCTAACCTGACCTAacctgacctgacctgacctAACCCAACCTAACCTGACCTAACCTGACCTAACCTGACCTAACAATTAGAGTTGAACTGTTCcagcatttcaacattttgGAGACATAAGGAATACTCCACAACAAAGGAAACAAAGTAACTGAAAGTCCATAATATTTTTAACTATAATCATGCATTAAGCCTATAAGTGTTGTAGTTGTAGGTTCTTACCTTGACAGCTCTGAACCCCAGTCCATTCACCTTTTTGACAGGTAACAGTAATCTGTTGGTAAGGATCTTCTTGGCATCTATATATGACTTGTTGGTCATGGTCGTAAATTCTCCTGTTATTCTGGATAATATATGCACCTGGGATGTCCATTTGTTGACACCTTTTCACTGAAACAGATTCAGTGAAATTATTTGGTCATTCATATATGCTCCAGTTGCTCtaattcaaacatgtttaaaatgagAAGTCTTGTCTCAAAGGAAAGCAAGTTTAACCAGCACACACAACTATAATTGTATTTACTGCAAGATGAAGCTCCACATATTGGAGGTATTATAGAcacatttattgtttgtttgcgTAGATGTatgattaaatgaaagaaacCGCGTTTCACTGATATTAGGGCTGCTGTATGGGGTCCCTACAGCACTGAATGATGAGGTTTTCATAACAGCAGTCATCCGGGAGACTTGAtcactgttatttttttcaGCCGTCAGAAAAGATTTTTGCTGTTTCTCTTATAAATGATCAATATGGAGTTAGGAGAAAATCTGGAgatgcatacatttaaaaatcaaacagagCATGTCAACAATGAATTATTATCCATTCTTTCTTACCTGTACATTGTGCATTTCCGTACCACCGATTTCCCATACAGGTGAGAGTAAATTCTCCTTCATATCCATCCTTGCAGACATACCTGACCCTTTCATCATAAATGTATGACTCCTTATCGTTGCTCACTATGTTTGCATTCAAGACCATCTTTTTTGTGCATGGTCTtgctgaaaaagaaatgaaatgtaCCATTTAATTCACAATGACaaacatgcccctgtcccaACTGTTTTAAAGCAGGTTCCtaccatcaaatttaaaatgagcagacatgtttcataaaataatgaaatattccaaAGTTTAAAATATTATCTTTGCACTATCTTCAACTGGAGATACCCTTTAGTTGATTTGACATGccatcaaaatctgttcttATTAATACTTTATAAAGCGTCCTGACTTTTGTGGAATTGGGGTTGAACCTATTAACATACCACGATAGTCTTTAAATACATGATTATGACCCAATAAGGaagaaaatagtttaaaaatgGTTCTGCAAGACTAGTCTGCCTCACATGTATCCAGAATGCTTTGTGCATTAAAGCTGTTGTTGAGTATTCGAGCACCATCTTCTTGGTAACTTCTTCTGGACAAAATAGACTACATTACTCTGCATTTTACACTTTTTAGATGACATTAAAAGTGTATTTCATACACCAAATTTtacagtatttaacacagccataTTATTTGTGGGAAAGCCAGGTAAGTACAGATATATTGACCGAACTCTGCCTCCTCCCAGCATCACCCACGTGCCAGTCTGAAGACTCATGTCATCATTTCTAGGTTAACTTCACTATACCTTCACAAAGTGGTTCCGGAGTCCATCCATCTCTGGTGCATGTGGCTTGGTTGGATTTTGCCCTGTATCCAATCTGACAGTTATAACTTACAGTGTCATCCAGTCTTAGTATGTGGTTCCATCTGACACCCCAATAATTCACATTCAGGCCTTTTTCACTTCTGCATCTGACCTCTAGAACAAGAGAAAAACTTATGTCTCTTCAATGAATCATGAGATTGAttagtttaatgattgattcACGCAGAATAGAAAACAACAGGCTCATAATCTGTCTCTGACAGGTTACTAAGCTACCATGTGGTTTCATACCTTGGCATAAAGGTGTGATATCCCAGTTTCCATCATCCATACATGTAGATGTGGCTGACGTGATCAGAGGTGTAGTAATATAATACTTGTCACCACAATTGACTGTGACTCTCTCACCAGGTGAGAACACAGTTGTGTATTCAGGGTCGTAACTGGATCCTCTAAGATGGGTGGGGAGtttacattttgttgctgttgggataaaaaataaaataacatgtttatcAGTTTGTTAAAAGAGGCTAACTAATACTGTGACAACCATTCATTAATCAGTGTTACATTAATTATTAGTCCATACTTACGTTCACAGACAGGTGCAGGGCTAAACGCAGCTGAATTTCCCAgttttatgcattttgaaagTATTTCGCTCTGTTTTTGGTAATTTGTATGACAAACAAAATGCAGGACTTCATTTTCGTTGTAATCTCGCAAATCTCCAGTTATGCGTCCATTATCAATCACAGGTACTGAACATTTGATCTCTGTTGAGGAATGGATACGTGTGAAAATGAACATTTGATTATGAAACTGGAAATGAACATTAGACACTGATTAAACAGATGGTTTCTTATTATTTGTTTTCTCACTGGTTTGTAGGATGGCTCATCAGGTTAACTGACCACACCTGACTGCTCCATCCTACAATTAACAAGCTGCAGTCCTTCAGTCACTCTCTGGTTCTGCATGTGTGAGGACATCTCCTCTCCTACTCTTTTGGATTTTGATATTATTTTCACACACTACATATTCTCAATTAGACacccatcaatcaatcaatcagactttatttataaagcgcttttcatacaatgacattgtaacataaagtgctgtacaagaaaaacaacttaaaattgaataaattaagaaaaagatcccagccccgaccacaaacccaccccacaatcctaaggttaacaacacaatatgcaacagtagtaataaaaacaataaaaaaaaaaaaaaatctaaataatttgctgaacgaactgaggaaatgctctcatgtcatcttaatgaggaaaaactggaggtaatataagatgttaaaactcaaaacaggaaattaaaatcaccaaagtagaatttctaagataataaaagactaaaatattaaaccattaaaagaaaataagatgtgagacttaaaataaataaataagtaaataaataaataaagtagaataaaagtgactaaatttgaaatagataataaataaataaataaataaataaataaaactgttaagaataaaaataaaacttagttaaaagcaagactaaaaaggttggtcttgagtttgcctttaaaaatatttatgctctgggcagccctcagatcctcaggcagggtgttccacaggcgtgggccgtgacaataaaaagctgcctcaccgtgggtcttagtttttacgttTGGTACAGTTAAAAGTccgctacctgaagacctgagggctctcactggctcatatgataaaagcaaatctgataaataagaagggccaagaccattaagagatttaaaaaccaataaaataatcttaaaatctattctaaaagatactggaagcaaatgcagaaactttaaaattggtgtgatgtgggctctctttctggtcttcgtcagcattctagctgctgagttctggagcagctgaagctgagaaatgttctttttggggagaccagaaagaagatcattacaataatcaattctacaggttataaaagcatgaactagtgtctctgcattggcttgagagagaaactttatttgtatagcgcatttcatacatgagggcaactcaatgtgctttacattaaaacattaaatgcattggagacattcagacaggcataaaagaacaaaattaaTGCTCAATTTAAGTTTGCCTTCTCCGGTTAGTAAAATTAGGAGCCAGCTTATACTAGGCGTAAAAGTCATGTGTAAAATTACAGACCTTTTCTCTAAGTTTCCTTTATTGAAATGGAATTCAAAGTTAGTATAAACAGTACATTTGCTTCAAGTTTGTCCTTAAATGGCATTTTTTAACAGTGCAAATTTGTGGAATGAATTCATAAAAGCAGATAACTGTTGTGCtttgttcatttattatttcatttttagaaatttcatcttttttttccctcactgGCAAGATACTGCTGGTAAAACTCCATTTGTcatgtaaaaatgtgaaattgcATTTGAATTAGGAAATTCAAGATGCTGATTATTGTTGTGGCTGTTAAAGGGGAAAATTAGAagtaaaacacagaataaataataaatgtaatgataaaatgaaagaagtagtcatataatgaaaaatattatattaaaaaataaatgtcctttgaaaaatatttacatttgtaGCACAAGTTGGGTTGTGCTTGTGTGCTcatgtagttttattttttaacagtctTATGCCTTGGCCGACTGTGTTGTTCATCTTTCTGACCCATCACTACTGTTAACTGTCAAAGCTGGCAGGAGATCCAGCACCAAAGCTATGTCATCcactgctgcagacagggtcatcTTTACCACCTAATCTCGCTCACTTTAAGAACCTCTGACCAAAACCACTAATGTCCGTCCTACTGTACGCTCTATGTTGAAGTTTTCTAATGTTTTACAATACCATCAGAAAGCCCATTCCTTTGTGTTTAATGCATGTATGTTTCGGTCTCTTTTTCCCCTCTTCCCTTCATTTTCCCTCCCTTGTTAGCTTAAATTAGGACCTAAATgttttttccagttttcatACAGCCTATATACTTTACCTTCACATGTTGGCTCTTTGCTGCTCCACTCTCCATTTTCGTCACAATATATCTCTGGTGAACCCATTAGAACATGTGTGTTGGACTTGCACCTAAATCCCAACACATTTCCATAGGTCGCTTCTTCTGGGTCCCCTGTCACCAGAACGTTGTCATCCACATGAATCACTTGGCACTGACGGGCTGGAAAAGGAAACATCAACTTAAACATACATGCACAGTCAGTCGAGCAATAAAATCTTTATGTCTGAGGGATGGAATTTAGAAATAAACACAGGAACTtcaaacacaggaaaaaaaaaaacgttgttTATGTAATTCGATGACATTATCTGCTGCTTGTAAGCAGTGCGTTTTGAGATTCAGCTTTCTATCTAATATCTCGGCACAAACTTGTAAAAAAGGAATATTTATTTCTCATGTTTTTggttgtgtgaaaaaaaaagtgtatgaaATTCTGCTGACAGAAACATAATTTGGCATAACAACAATGACTTTAAGAAGTTGTTGGTCATACCGTAGAAGACCAACATCTCATGCTtcttacctttttaaaaactaatgtattctatttataATTAAATCTGTGCACATGCATATCTGAGCTGTTGTATTGAGGTTGTTTTGATGGTTTTGTAAGTACACTCTGGAAGTGGTTTTACTTGTAGACCTTGAAAAGGTTTCCAACACACCTAGACGTGTGTTTATAATCTCTTCACGtgacttgtgtttttgtattaatgtgaaataagtaaaataaaaatctgacaATGAGGGATCCCTTGCTTTTCATGAATATGTACTAAGCTGAGGGATTGTGTCCTGCAGTAGAAATAAGTTGTTGATTTTAAGACAAGCTGCTTCAGAAAACGCCAAAAAACCATACTACAAACACGACAGAAAGCTCTGCATTCATAAtgagcttaaagctcctgtgaggagttacaatttgtttacaaaaaatacttaaattaaCAATGACTCCTCTCTGTGACCCACTATAGCAAACCAAGCCATCAGCCACAAGATGAATAACTTTTACAACTCAATTCGATCTGCAGaatccctctctactttcaaaagacagctaaagacccagctctttaggaaacactgtgcacttagctagactgttctccactgttgtacCCAGCGGCAGAttgtgtcttccagctacagttgactcgcactgtcctgctctactgtgggaatctgtgttcagctctggagtgacccagaaCTTGGTACTTCGGTAATTATTTTGGTGATGAcgagttaattgttgatgatgataatgaaagGTATAAAacggtttggttgcttcattgtcgATGGTCCTTATTTtactattaaataaataaataaatgaataaatgaataaatgaaaaaataaataaataatccttatttacttttgtgcattgcctttacactgcttggcagtacctgtatccaaatggacttgaagcactttgttactcttactgatcttgtttcctcttctctagatctttgcttgtgttgttcttgttctcgtatttacgtcgctttggatataAGTGTCTGCTatatgacattgtaacattgtaacagtaATGTTTAAAACCACCAGGGGACATTTTGTAAGAGTGATACATTTTAGTGTTAAAATAACACAGGCTGACGATGTTTGTGAAAACATTACAAaagtacaggacaaaataagcaaaggTAAgatgtactgctttgtccacaggggggcctTAAAAACGAgcaagaacaataaaaaaatgtacttattaGTGTTAATACCCTAGACAAAATGCTAAACAAAAATGAAACGGTAAAGTAAATGGAGCAGACTGCGTGATCTTACCTTGACTCTTTACTAGTGTCAGTGTTTGAATCCATAAAAACAGGACACAGCTTTTGGTTATTACGTGCATTTTACCTTCATAGCCCAGAACAGTCACACAGAAGTAGCAACTGGAGACTGAAGCACTATTATacacagagagagctgctggatTTCACAGGCAAAAAATGTATTGCTCAATGATTTACGCAAGTCTGTCCCAGCCTCTGGCTCTGATTTTAGACTCACAGGGAAGTGCCCACTCAGACCCTATGATTACACAACAGGTCCTGAACAAATCCTTAAGAGCAACAGGAAGTCTCtattaaacaacacaaactggtGTTTGTatgaattatttcattgataagctctttttttaatgaaaaagacAGTACTGTACAGTAATATCGTGTTATTATACagtcattgaaaaaaatattggaCCAACCTTGTTTTCTGGCCTCTTATGTATACCCAGGGAATATAATTAAGCTTAAGCATTTCAAAAAGGacataacatattttttaatcagCTGCATTTTTTGTCGTGTTCATTGTATTCTTCAGGTCATATACCTTTAGTGGTACCAGGCATTAAATTGAACaagaaattgaagaaaacagggGTGGTCTAATAGTTTTTTTCCATGACTAGTTtttgctgtgtttctttttacatGCAGCTGTGTAATTACAGTTTTAGTGGTTTCATGCCTGTGTGCAATCAGGCCTTGACTTGTTTATCACTCAGCGACAAAAAAAGAGTATTCCAGTAAGTTTTTGTTTACACCTGGGTAATAATTTGCCGAAAtcaataaagcaaacaaaacatgttGCATTTCAGTGAGTCAGCTTGGGCTTGTCTCGGGTAAAgtcaaaagaaagagaaaataaagcagATTGTTTGTGTCCAAATTAAttcatatattatatttaaaaagattaaGGTCATTTAAGTATTGTTAAAAGTCACTTTCAGATGGTTGATACAAATATCAGCCTGTTGATGGCCTTGTAAAGGCAGAAACTGCTGCCAATAGTCTGTGAACATATAATTACTAATGAAACAAATGTAGCTGTTGGGCAATGCAGAGTTTCCCTTTATTACTCAACCAAGCTTCTCATTATTTATACTCAATTGATTTTGATGCTAAAGTCAAGTGCATCTGCACTTGTACATACATTTCTTAAACTTGTTTGTTGCTCTTTTTGCTTTGAACAAATTACAAGAAGACCTGAAACTCAATGAACTACTactttgggtgattttgtggtGATGGGAAACGGCTTGGAGGCAGAAATGTCTGactgcagatcttctgtttggGATGATTTGGACAAAATTTTGTCATTTGATTTGTTAATTcgtgtttttaatgtattacAGTCACAGTTAATTTATTATGTGGCTGCTTATTGTTTGTCATAAACTTTGtttactgtgctgctgcctgttGTGGCCAGGACAAGTCTAGAAATAACACACTCATGATGTGTTAAGCTTAAAGATGTATGAACAAAGATGGTTAAAATCTGTTAtgtaaaaataactttataCTTTCATAAGGACTTGAAAAAGTGTTACAATTCTTGACAGGTGTACATTTCACATAGTattagtctttattttatttttatttttttcaaactgcaGTAGAGTTGATACTTGATGGCATTGAGGTCTTAACTTATCTGTGACCAATTGCATCTGTTTCTtataatattgaaaaaaagaggaaaaaccgGAGCACTCATCTAAAAAATAATTgttcaaatgtcattttaaacCGGCAACATAATTCAAAACTATTTACTCTAACGTGTTTGGGTGTCCGTCCTTCTTCAGGAAGTTACAGATACATGCGGTGAAACAGAACTTATATACACAAAGGGTGAGTGAAGGGTGATGATAGAgactgctatagtaagggaccatcagtattagctaatctcatccatacacatccacacaccgctgaacaacagcgggagcaatttggggttcagtgtcttgcccaagagTCTTAACTTGAAAATccaggaactttcagtttgatgTAAGTATAAACTCCCAGATATGCCCAGCTTTTGGTTGCTGTTGTGCTTTTCTTTGAAATGTCTAGCCATGAGAGCCATACATTGTTGTCCTTGTGTACTGAGAGTCTTGGTAAGGAGGATTTATTCTAAAATAATCTAAGTTATACAGTCTGAATGTGTTTATACAGTCTGAATGTGTTTATACAGTCTGAATGTATTAAAGAGAGTTTATTTCATACATATTTTATCAGTCCTCAGGTCTTGACAAAGGGACACAGCTGTTTCAGGAACTGCTTAACAGTGACCTCATGAGGCTAGGAAATAacacaccacagactgtatggaCAGAAGTAAGGGCACATAAACTGgaggtgcttttattttttcttacaaGCAAGGTAAATATTTCAATGTTAAAGTCATTAAATTTTTCTGTAATATGCAATTACAAAGCAGTATTAACACTGCTGCAAAAATAAGAAAGCTGTCAAAGACTCAGGCAGATTCACAACGTGAAGGTTAATACAGACAGCAcagataattataattatatattattattacagagAAGCAGGATGCAGAAATGATATGCTAAGATGTGTTTAGGTCTTTTAATAGAAACAGTACACACAAAACTGGCAGTATTAAACTGTCATTACTGTCTGGTCTGCAGTAAAAGTCAATAAGCTGCTTCTTTAGTGTGGAACCTGATTAAAAAGAACATGTTGTAGTTTGCAGTTAACATAAAATCCCCAGATTCAATCCCCAAAATATATCTTGAGATAGAACTTgacaagtaaataaataaaccacaaTAAATAAACCAAATGACATAATATGACTAGTTTATTGTTTCTAGTGTTTCTATTAAAGGTCCCATATCATAGTATTTTTTAGATGTGTACAACGTGTCCCAGTTGACTACTCTCTATTTTTCTAACCTCCTCATCAATGTGGTGATCTAAGTGGATGGTGATGCTATGATAATAGGCTGCTGCACCGATTGGCTGCCTGAAAGTTGTCTGGGGAGGGAGACCTGTGCAGatggatgcagaggtggaaaaacaccaaaattaACATGGTGAGAGCTCCAGA
The genomic region above belongs to Notolabrus celidotus isolate fNotCel1 chromosome 2, fNotCel1.pri, whole genome shotgun sequence and contains:
- the LOC117830249 gene encoding complement factor H-like, translating into MHVITKSCVLFLWIQTLTLVKSQARQCQVIHVDDNVLVTGDPEEATYGNVLGFRCKSNTHVLMGSPEIYCDENGEWSSKEPTCEEIKCSVPVIDNGRITGDLRDYNENEVLHFVCHTNYQKQSEILSKCIKLGNSAAFSPAPVCEPTKCKLPTHLRGSSYDPEYTTVFSPGERVTVNCGDKYYITTPLITSATSTCMDDGNWDITPLCQEVRCRSEKGLNVNYWGVRWNHILRLDDTVSYNCQIGYRAKSNQATCTRDGWTPEPLCEARPCTKKMVLNANIVSNDKESYIYDERVRYVCKDGYEGEFTLTCMGNRWYGNAQCTVKRCQQMDIPGAYIIQNNRRIYDHDQQVIYRCQEDPYQQITVTCQKGEWTGVQSCQGCPKIEIANGFVVAEEDDKAYYTCYDGYKLFTNGWWGEAICISKRWTGLEDCIENSQCGEPPVIPNGRVTPQGTRTRQTLWLDCDNGFDAQVQRLTCEGGNWYFGGLSPETLCIHSIKPCNPPPRVANAVIMASFQKQYLSGSEVVYVCREEYRAEGDDRIQCIDGQWEQKNFICTPSASPQALTPSTALPPVPDPKVLPAVPDPTMEQD